Proteins encoded in a region of the Perca fluviatilis chromosome 8, GENO_Pfluv_1.0, whole genome shotgun sequence genome:
- the sema4ba gene encoding sema domain, immunoglobulin domain (Ig), transmembrane domain (TM) and short cytoplasmic domain, (semaphorin) 4Ba — protein MWTMSMAWLCLAAYTILLVGSFHTAVTESDVTPRLTFPYNAKERTTRSFSVGGVFNYTSLLLSKEDNTLYVGAREILFALNLTDISAVKLQRNLTWKTPERKRDECSFKGKDLQTDCFNYVKILLHMNSTHLYVCGTYAFSPTCAYINTADFSLVKSDNGEIVTEDGRNRCPFNPEYKSTAIMADGELYAGTVSNFQGNEPIIYKSLSQGTALKTENSLNWLQDPAFVGSAYIQESLPKGNLVGDDDKIYFFFSEAGKEFDFFDNTIVSRIARVCKGDMGGERVLQKKWTTFLKAQLLCSLPDDGFPFNIIQDMFVLTPSPDDWKNTVFYGVFTSQWYKGASGSSAVCSFTMDQVEKAFHGRYREVNRETQQWYTYNHPVPEPRPGVCITNTAREQGISSSLHMPDKVLNFVKDHFLMDSVIRSQPLLLKRNVRYTQIAVHRVQAAKKAYNVLFIGTDDGRLHKAINVNNKMHIIEEMALFSDSQPVQHIELDTKKGQLYVSSFSELVEVPVANCTNYQSCGECILSRDPYCAWNGRKCVDVRQAPPNNAWQQDVDEADTSAICDKTVPSPRLAKPLPTRMSLCQVIIIPANTFKVLPCKLRSNLAERKWEFSESAGHFHYPSPEGGLVVVAQADRQETYECWSVEEGFRQLLANYCVRGEAKHESTTLTGRSRTPQVSQEEFIILPGETRSPQINTKTYWNELIVVCALLAFSLVVFSLFVVYRNRDHMKSMLKEGECPNMQQKKPRIVGKPAENLPLNGNTVTASASDHKGYQTLNDNYICSTPPHECSSPDNSKSFSESEKKPLNLRESHVEISPTCPRPRVRLGSEIKDSIV, from the exons ATGCGAAGGAGAGGACAACCAGAAGCTTCTCGGTCGGTGGAGTCTTCAACTacacctctctcctcctcagtaaaGAAGACAACACGTTGTACGTTGGCGCTCGGGAGATTCTCTTTGCACTCAACCTCACTGATATCAGTGCAGTCAAGCTACAAAGAAAT CTCACGTGGAAAACtccagagaggaagagagacgaGTGCAGTTTCAAAGGCAAAGACCTGCAG ACGGATTGCTTCAACTACGTCAAGATTTTACTACACATGAACAGCActcatctgtatgtgtgtggaacaTACGCCTTCAGCCCCACCTGTGCTTACATA AACACTGCAGACTTCTCCCTTGTCAAGAGTGATAATGGTGAGATTGTTACAGAAGATGGACGAAACCGCTGCCCTTTTAATCCTGAATACAAGTCCACTGCCATCATGGCTG ATGGAGAGCTGTATGCTGGTACAGTCAGTAATTTCCAAGGAAATGAACCCATCATTTACAAGAGTCTAAGCCAAGGAACTGCTCTAAAAACAGAAAACTCCCTCAACTGGCTCCAAG ACCCGGCATTTGTTGGCTCAGCCTACATACAGGAGAGCCTGCCCAAGGGCAACCTAGTGGGCGATGACGATAAGATTTACTTCTTCTTCAGTGAAGCAGGAAAAGAGTTTGATTTCTTTGACAACACCATTGTGTCACGCATTGCTCGCGTGTGTAAG GGCGACATGGGAGGCGAGAGGGTTCTGCAGAAGAAATGGACAACATTCCTGAAGGCTCAACTCTTGTGCTCTCTGCCAGATGATGGATTCCCCTTCAACATTATCCAAGACATGTTTGTGCTGACACCCAGCCCTGATGATTGGAAGAACACTGTGTTTTATGGAGTCTTCACGTCTCAGTG GTATAAAGGTGCTTCAGGAAGCTCTGCAGTGTGTTCCTTCACTATGGACCAAGTGGAAAAGGCGTTCCATGGGCGATACCGTGAGGTCAACCGAGAGACTCAACAATGGTACACATACAACCATCCGGTCCCAGAGCCTCGGCCTGGAGTG TGTATCACAAATACTGCCAGGGAACAGGGCATCTCGTCCTCGCTGCACATGCCGGACAAGGTGCTGAATTTTGTCAAAGACCACTTTCTGATGGACAGCGTGATCCGCAGCCAGCCTCTTCTGCTCAAACGCAATGTTCGCTACACGCAGATAGCTGTCCATCGAGTCCAGGCAGCAAAAAAGGCGTATAATGTGCTCTTCATTGGCACAG ATGATGGCAGACTTCATAAAGCCATTAATGTCAACAACAAGATGCACATCATTGAGGAGATGGCACTCttcagtgattcccaaccagtgCAACACATCGAGCTGGACACCAAAAAG GGCCAGCTTtatgtttcctctttctctgaaCTGGTGGAGGTCCCAGTAGCTAACTGCACTAATTATCAAAGTTGCGGGGAGTGCATCCTCTCCAGGGATCCTTACTGTGCCTGGAACGGGAGGAAATGTGTGGATGTCAGACAGGCTCCGCCAAACAA TGCCTGGCAACAGGATGTAGACGAAGCAGACACATCAGCTATTTGCGACAAGACAGTGCCAAGCCCACGGTTGGCTAAACCTCTACCCACAC GAATGTCTTTATGCCAGGTGATCATTATCCCAGCCAACACATTCAAAGTACTCCCTTGCAAGCTACGCTCTAATTTGGCTGAAAGGAAGTGGGAGTTCAGTGAGAGCGCAGGTCACTTCCATTACCCCAGCCCAGAGGGGGGGTTAGTAGTGGTAGCTCAAGCTGACAGGCAGGAAACCTACGAGTGCTGGTCAGTGGAGGAAGGCTTCAGACAGCTGTTGGCAAACTACTGTGTGAGGGGCGAGGCCAAGCATGAGAGCACCACCCTGACAGGCCGTTCACGTACGCCCCAGGTCTCCCAGGAAGAGTTTATCATCCTGCCAGGAGAGACCCGCTCACCGCAGATCAACACTAAGACCTACTGGAACGAGCTGATAGTGGTGTGTGCCCTCCTGGCATTTTCTCTGGTGGTCTTCTCTCTATTTGTGGTGTACAGGAACCGCGACCACATGAAGTCCATGCTCAAGGAGGGAGAGTGCCCCAACATGCAGCAGAAGAAGCCCAGAATTGTGGGGAAACCGGCTGAGAACTTGCCACTAAACGGCAACACAGTCACAGCGTCGGCGTCAGATCACAAGGGCTACCAGACCCTTAACGACAACTACATATGCAGCACTCCACCGCACGAGTGCTCGTCGCCCGACAACAGCAAGAGCTTCTCAGAGTCGGAGAAGAAGCCTCTGAACTTGAGAGAGAGCCACGTAGAGATTTCTCCCACATGTCCACGGCCAAGAGTCAGACTGGGCTCTGAGATTAAAGACTCCATAGTGTGA